A window of the Helianthus annuus cultivar XRQ/B chromosome 4, HanXRQr2.0-SUNRISE, whole genome shotgun sequence genome harbors these coding sequences:
- the LOC110927577 gene encoding uncharacterized protein LOC110927577, with translation MKTTNSSIFKTLKKRSLMRCSKQIREQKAPLYIIWFNTLKKRSQMRCSKQIREQKARLYIIWKCTMFLIRSHD, from the coding sequence ATGAAAACTACAAATTCATCAATATTCAAGACATTGAAAAAGCGGTCCCTGATGAGATGTTCAAAGCAAATTCGGGAGCAAAAGGCGCCACTTTATATCATATGGTTCAACACATTGAAAAAGCGGTCCCAGATGAGATGTTCAAAGCAAATTCGGGAGCAAAAGGCGCGACTTTATATCATATGGAAGTGTACCATGTTTCTTATTCGCTCACATGATTAA